One Schistosoma haematobium chromosome Unknown HiC_scaffold_9, whole genome shotgun sequence genomic window carries:
- the RWDD1_3 gene encoding RWD domain-containing protein 1 (EggNog:ENOG410V5R6~COG:S) → MSVEDCENELLALESIYEDKYQLVQTTPRRKIKVNLNGQSDDSLSTKVRCQLLFELTSNYPNKPPKYQILKPENLSDEDISDINIIINEVIERSLGFVMLFDILTEVQEKLDSICSKILIRQRNEAKENEKLYN, encoded by the coding sequence aTGTCAGTAGAAGATTGTGAAAATGAATTACTTGCACTGGAATCCATTTATGAAGATAAGTATCAACTTGTACAAACTACACCTAGacgaaaaataaaagtaaacctAAATGGTCAGTCGGATGATTCACTGTCAACTAAAGTTCGATGTCAGCTTCTTTTTGAACTTACAAGCAACTATCCAAATAAACCACCTAAATATCAAATACTTAAACCTGAAAATCTTTCAGACGAAGATATTTCCGATATAAATATTATAATCAATGAAGTAATTGAACGATCCCTAGGATTTGTAATGTTATTTGATATATTAACAGAAGTTCAAGAAAAATTAGATAGTATCTGTTCAAAAATCTTAATTCGTCAGCGTAATGAAGCTAAAGAAAACGAAAAGCTATACAACTAG